The Streptomyces kanamyceticus genome window below encodes:
- a CDS encoding AfsR/SARP family transcriptional regulator, with amino-acid sequence MSERCELRSGLKFGLLGEPAVYDAAGEPRPVHSAKGRALLAALLLEPDRVVSLGALKDALWGDSPPASARASLQNHVTRLRRLLDDPERLRSVPPGYRLRVADGELDVRLFESRVARAREAHAARDWARASAHAADALCLWRGTPLSGLPDTVAGHPLVPRLEEARLLALELRYDAELELGASGLGTGLAALVPELTSLVAQHPFREVFHRHLMLTLHRTGRQAEALTVHRELRRRLVEELGVEPGAGVREAHREVLRGELEGALPAAAEAEEADRDGRLAGQEQRRNVYAVRAAAGSGGPGGIGGGQAAGSVGVGDVPGGRASGVGGAQAGGSDGAGGVSGDEASGVGGAQEVRASGGRGAREVGVSGGRGAREVGVSGGRGAREVGVSGGRGAREVGVSGGRGAREAGVSGGHGAQEAGASGGRGVQQPGGASRGGVHEVGCSGGAAQPRGGGVGPGAEERSRGKRAPRPAQLPPPPGHFTGRGDVVRALRHGLTGDRSFAVVSGMAGVGKSALALHVAHGLRDEFPDGQLYVNLRGATPGMTPLTPASALASLLRDLGAEPRRAPEDDEDPAAASALLRSLLAPTRTLMVLDDAATAAQVRPLLPAGPGCAVIVTSRSPLTALDGADRFPLEPLSDRDSAALLRAVSGRDGLDAGHPLVRLAGRLPLALRIVAARLAARHALTPDALAELLTVSGGRLHHLEYDDLSVRCSLSVALDALRTSDREADRDAALVLARIGALDLPTYGVPLIARLLDADELRAGAALDRLVDVALLEETAYGRYAPHDLVRDFAREVSGAGAGAEDAVAAVDRVAETALRWYAESARRSLLAIIPEGLDRADRLRGVAARLGDVSSSAPMSTSAPMSMEAAFAWGDTELDNIVALAERHHDTSALMSVLVRCLFPYLQRRGRLTELAALGAVAVAAARRQGDTADEAQALTDLAGMHYMSGRASEALALNDEALALWRELGFVSCVRRGLNNRGLLLEGLDRHEESADALHQSLALAKELADPLSEAVTLSHLGNLYEHTDARAAIAHHEQSLAIGETIGHAIVRQSAHCNIGYAHLTLGEPAAALAHLEESLRIHDEYEDWHGASQSRLGLARALRELGRHEDAARECAVLLDRAEQRGDTHMAGLARHQHGLLLAAAGRREEAYEQWESALSALDGTDSKVTDELRGLLGAP; translated from the coding sequence GTGAGTGAGCGGTGCGAGCTGCGGTCCGGACTGAAGTTCGGCCTGCTCGGGGAGCCCGCGGTGTACGACGCGGCGGGTGAGCCGCGTCCTGTGCACAGCGCGAAGGGGCGCGCCCTGCTGGCCGCGCTGCTCCTCGAACCTGACCGGGTGGTCTCCCTCGGCGCCCTCAAGGACGCGCTGTGGGGCGACTCGCCGCCCGCGTCCGCGCGGGCGTCCCTGCAGAACCACGTCACACGGCTGCGGCGCCTGCTCGACGATCCGGAGCGGCTGCGTTCGGTGCCGCCGGGGTACCGGTTGCGGGTCGCCGACGGCGAGTTGGACGTACGCCTCTTCGAGAGCCGGGTGGCCCGTGCGCGGGAGGCACACGCGGCGCGCGACTGGGCGCGGGCCTCGGCGCACGCCGCCGACGCGCTCTGCCTGTGGCGCGGCACGCCGCTGAGCGGCCTCCCCGACACGGTGGCGGGCCACCCTCTCGTACCGCGCCTGGAGGAGGCCCGCCTGCTCGCTCTCGAGCTGCGGTACGACGCGGAACTCGAACTCGGCGCGAGCGGCCTCGGCACGGGCCTCGCCGCACTCGTCCCCGAACTCACGTCCCTGGTCGCCCAACACCCGTTCCGCGAGGTCTTCCACCGCCACCTGATGCTGACCCTGCACCGCACGGGCCGCCAGGCGGAGGCCCTCACCGTCCACCGCGAGTTGCGCCGCAGGCTGGTGGAGGAACTCGGCGTGGAGCCGGGGGCGGGGGTGCGGGAGGCTCACCGGGAGGTTTTGCGGGGGGAACTGGAGGGGGCGCTACCTGCAGCTGCTGAGGCCGAAGAGGCTGACCGTGATGGCCGGTTGGCTGGGCAGGAGCAGAGGCGGAACGTTTATGCGGTGCGGGCGGCGGCCGGGAGTGGTGGGCCAGGGGGCATTGGCGGTGGGCAGGCGGCCGGGTCTGTTGGCGTAGGTGATGTGCCGGGGGGCCGGGCTTCTGGTGTTGGTGGTGCGCAGGCAGGCGGGTCTGATGGCGCAGGCGGTGTGTCAGGGGATGAGGCTTCTGGTGTTGGTGGTGCGCAGGAGGTCAGGGCTTCTGGGGGCCGTGGTGCGCGGGAGGTTGGGGTCTCTGGGGGCCGTGGTGCGCGGGAGGTTGGGGTCTCTGGGGGCCGTGGTGCGCGGGAGGTTGGGGTCTCTGGGGGCCGTGGTGCGCGGGAGGTTGGGGTCTCTGGGGGCCGTGGTGCGCGGGAGGCCGGGGTCTCTGGGGGACACGGCGCGCAGGAGGCCGGAGCCTCCGGTGGTCGTGGTGTCCAGCAGCCGGGGGGCGCAAGTCGCGGCGGGGTGCATGAAGTTGGGTGCTCTGGGGGCGCGGCGCAGCCCCGCGGGGGCGGTGTTGGTCCCGGTGCGGAGGAACGGAGCCGGGGAAAGCGCGCGCCACGGCCCGCTCAACTGCCGCCGCCGCCCGGCCACTTCACCGGTCGTGGCGATGTCGTCCGCGCCCTGCGGCACGGCCTCACCGGAGACCGGTCCTTCGCCGTCGTCTCCGGCATGGCCGGTGTCGGCAAGAGCGCGCTCGCCCTGCACGTGGCACACGGACTGCGGGACGAGTTCCCCGACGGGCAGCTCTACGTCAATCTCCGCGGCGCCACCCCCGGCATGACCCCCCTCACCCCCGCGAGCGCCCTCGCCTCGCTCCTGCGCGACCTCGGCGCCGAGCCGCGCCGCGCCCCGGAGGACGACGAAGACCCGGCGGCGGCCAGCGCGTTGCTGCGTTCACTGCTCGCGCCCACCCGCACCCTGATGGTCCTCGACGACGCCGCCACCGCCGCCCAGGTGCGCCCGCTGCTGCCCGCGGGGCCCGGCTGCGCCGTCATCGTCACCAGCCGTTCGCCGCTGACCGCGCTCGACGGCGCCGACCGCTTCCCCCTCGAACCGCTCTCCGACCGGGACAGCGCTGCCCTCCTGCGCGCCGTCTCCGGCCGGGACGGGCTCGACGCCGGGCACCCCCTGGTCCGTCTCGCGGGCCGCCTCCCGCTCGCCCTGCGCATCGTCGCCGCCCGGCTCGCCGCGCGCCACGCCCTCACCCCGGACGCGCTCGCCGAACTCCTCACGGTCAGCGGCGGCCGCCTGCACCACCTCGAGTACGACGACCTGAGCGTGCGCTGCTCCCTCTCCGTCGCCCTCGACGCCCTGCGCACATCGGACCGCGAGGCCGACCGCGACGCGGCCCTCGTGCTCGCCAGGATCGGCGCGCTCGACCTCCCGACGTACGGAGTGCCGCTCATCGCCCGCCTGTTGGACGCCGACGAACTGCGCGCGGGCGCGGCGCTCGACCGCCTCGTCGACGTCGCCCTCCTTGAGGAGACCGCCTACGGCAGGTACGCCCCGCACGACCTCGTCCGCGACTTCGCCCGCGAGGTGTCGGGTGCGGGTGCGGGTGCGGAGGACGCCGTCGCGGCCGTCGACCGCGTCGCCGAGACCGCCCTTCGCTGGTACGCGGAGTCCGCGCGGCGCAGCCTCCTCGCGATCATCCCGGAGGGGCTCGACCGGGCGGACCGGCTACGGGGGGTGGCGGCACGCCTCGGTGATGTCTCCTCGTCCGCGCCCATGTCCACGTCCGCGCCCATGTCCATGGAAGCCGCCTTCGCCTGGGGCGACACGGAGCTCGACAACATCGTCGCCCTCGCCGAGCGCCACCACGACACCTCCGCGCTGATGTCCGTCCTGGTCCGCTGCCTCTTCCCGTACCTCCAACGGCGCGGCCGCCTGACCGAGCTGGCCGCGCTCGGCGCCGTCGCCGTGGCCGCCGCCCGCCGTCAGGGCGACACCGCCGACGAGGCCCAGGCCCTCACCGACCTCGCGGGCATGCACTACATGTCGGGCCGGGCGAGCGAGGCGCTCGCCCTCAACGACGAGGCCCTCGCCCTCTGGCGCGAACTCGGCTTCGTCTCCTGCGTACGCCGCGGCCTCAACAACCGCGGGCTCCTCCTGGAAGGGCTCGACCGGCACGAGGAGTCCGCCGACGCCCTCCACCAGAGCCTGGCCCTCGCCAAGGAGCTCGCCGACCCGCTCAGCGAGGCCGTCACCCTCAGCCACCTCGGCAACCTCTACGAGCACACGGACGCCCGCGCCGCCATCGCCCACCACGAACAGAGCCTCGCGATCGGCGAGACCATCGGCCACGCCATCGTCCGCCAGTCCGCCCACTGCAACATCGGCTACGCCCACCTCACCCTCGGCGAACCGGCCGCCGCTCTCGCCCACTTGGAGGAGAGCCTGCGCATCCACGACGAGTACGAGGACTGGCACGGCGCGTCCCAGTCCCGCCTCGGCCTCGCCCGCGCCCTGCGCGAACTCGGCCGTCACGAGGACGCGGCGCGCGAGTGCGCGGTCCTCCTCGACCGCGCCGAGCAGCGCGGCGACACCCACATGGCCGGACTCGCCCGGCACCAGCACGGGCTGCTGCTCGCCGCCGCGGGGCGTCGTGAAGAGGCGTACGAGCAGTGGGAGTCGGCGCTTTCGGCGCTGGACGGGACGGACAGCAAGGTGACGGACGAGCTCAGGGGGTTGTTGGGGGCGCCGTAG
- a CDS encoding DMT family transporter, with amino-acid sequence MEGNYPRWLLITAIAPVAWGTNYYVTHEYLPAGSPLYGAAIRALPAGLLLLAVARRLPRGSWWWKSPVLGVLNVGGFFTLVYVAAQLLPTSLASTVMATAPLVMMLTAWALVAERPRLPHLAGAGVGLGGVCLMLLTGAVAADALGVLASAAAMLMSSLGYILAKRWSSEVPVLASTSWQLIAGGVLLLPAAALAEGAPPRLDASSVLAFGYVTTVATAVAFAAWFAGLRHLPAGTVGLVGLLNPVTGVLLGTLIADESLSARQLLGLTLVLLGVLLGRPRPPVTTPLRRGLCPPFPKLSASPEQGRPHSPCGTIAHSGSGSGPAHRPSAVR; translated from the coding sequence ATGGAAGGTAATTATCCGCGCTGGCTCCTGATCACCGCGATCGCCCCCGTCGCCTGGGGGACGAACTACTACGTCACGCACGAGTACCTGCCTGCCGGAAGCCCGCTGTACGGGGCGGCCATCAGGGCGCTGCCGGCCGGTCTGCTGCTCCTCGCCGTGGCCCGGCGGCTGCCGCGCGGCTCCTGGTGGTGGAAGTCCCCGGTCCTCGGCGTCCTCAACGTGGGCGGCTTCTTCACCCTGGTGTACGTCGCCGCGCAACTGCTCCCGACGAGCCTCGCCTCGACCGTCATGGCGACGGCGCCGCTGGTCATGATGCTCACCGCCTGGGCCCTGGTCGCCGAGCGACCCCGGCTGCCGCACCTGGCGGGGGCGGGCGTGGGACTCGGCGGCGTCTGCCTGATGCTGCTCACCGGCGCGGTGGCGGCCGATGCCCTCGGCGTACTCGCGTCGGCCGCCGCGATGCTCATGTCGTCCCTCGGCTACATCCTCGCGAAGCGCTGGAGCTCCGAGGTTCCGGTGCTCGCGTCGACGTCCTGGCAACTGATCGCGGGAGGCGTGCTGCTGCTCCCCGCAGCGGCCCTTGCGGAGGGTGCGCCGCCGCGCCTGGACGCCTCCTCCGTGCTCGCCTTCGGCTACGTCACGACGGTGGCGACGGCGGTGGCCTTCGCGGCGTGGTTCGCCGGTCTGCGCCACCTGCCCGCCGGGACGGTGGGTCTGGTCGGCCTGCTCAACCCGGTCACGGGCGTACTCCTGGGCACCCTCATCGCCGACGAGTCCCTCTCCGCGCGGCAGTTGCTGGGGCTGACGCTGGTCCTCTTGGGCGTACTCCTGGGCCGCCCACGCCCTCCCGTAACGACCCCTCTGCGACGGGGGCTGTGCCCACCCTTCCCCAAGCTCTCGGCTTCGCCCGAGCAGGGGAGGCCCCACTCGCCCTGCGGAACAATTGCCCACAGCGGTAGCGGCAGCGGCCCGGCCCACCGGCCGTCCGCCGTGCGGTGA
- a CDS encoding MarR family winged helix-turn-helix transcriptional regulator: MGRIQAEWERERPDVDVSPQAVIGRLHRLGALLTEQLCVAYRRFGLSEGEFDVLAALRRAGEPFERAPGELAAHTMVTTGAMTKRIDRLERGGLVTRRRAAGDGRGRVVALTAAGRELIDRAFTEHMHNERRLLDALTPDEATAVETLLTGWLARVEQPGGSGRGEEGA; the protein is encoded by the coding sequence GTGGGGCGCATCCAAGCCGAGTGGGAGCGGGAGCGGCCCGATGTCGACGTCAGCCCGCAAGCGGTCATCGGGCGGCTCCACCGGCTCGGCGCGCTCCTCACCGAGCAGCTCTGCGTCGCCTACCGGCGGTTCGGCCTGAGCGAGGGCGAGTTCGACGTCCTCGCCGCGCTCCGCCGGGCGGGCGAGCCCTTCGAGCGGGCCCCCGGGGAGCTCGCCGCGCACACCATGGTCACGACCGGCGCGATGACCAAGCGCATCGACCGTCTCGAACGCGGCGGCCTCGTCACGCGCCGCCGCGCGGCCGGTGACGGCCGGGGCCGGGTCGTCGCGCTCACCGCCGCGGGGCGGGAGCTGATCGACCGGGCCTTCACCGAGCACATGCACAACGAACGGCGGCTGCTCGACGCCCTGACACCGGACGAGGCGACGGCCGTCGAGACCCTGCTGACCGGATGGCTGGCCCGCGTGGAGCAGCCGGGGGGCAGCGGGAGAGGCGAGGAGGGCGCGTAA
- a CDS encoding nitrilase-related carbon-nitrogen hydrolase: MRVALAQTDCALGEVDENLETARDQVAQAATQGADLVVFPELSLHGYHLGGLKRDTSITTDDPRLLALAAPGGPDVIVGLHEHTSLRAYNTSAYYSAGQLLHAHRKLYLPNYLAWEERKHVSPGQHLRAYDLPGGHGRAATLVCNDAWQPVLPWLAVQDGAEVIVVPTNSAASLDPEAMDTGLYWDTLLSYTARMLQCWVIFVNRVGNEDGASFWGGSRVVDPRGAVVAQAPKWEPGLVTVDIDVHEARRRRRSVPLVAEARLGLVDREVRRLIDEGGDS; the protein is encoded by the coding sequence ATGCGAGTGGCGCTGGCGCAGACCGACTGCGCACTGGGTGAGGTTGACGAGAACCTGGAGACCGCGCGGGACCAGGTGGCCCAGGCCGCCACCCAGGGCGCGGACCTCGTGGTCTTCCCCGAGCTGAGCCTGCACGGGTACCACCTGGGCGGGCTCAAGCGGGACACGTCGATCACGACGGACGACCCGCGGCTGCTCGCCCTGGCCGCGCCCGGCGGCCCGGACGTCATCGTCGGCCTGCACGAGCACACCAGCCTGCGCGCCTACAACACGTCGGCGTACTACTCGGCCGGTCAACTCCTGCACGCGCACCGCAAGTTGTACCTCCCCAACTACCTGGCCTGGGAGGAGCGCAAGCACGTCAGCCCCGGCCAGCACCTGCGGGCGTACGACCTGCCGGGCGGGCACGGCCGCGCCGCCACCCTCGTCTGCAACGACGCCTGGCAGCCGGTCCTGCCGTGGCTCGCCGTGCAGGACGGCGCCGAGGTCATCGTCGTACCGACCAACAGCGCGGCCAGCCTCGATCCCGAGGCGATGGACACGGGCCTGTACTGGGACACGCTGCTCTCGTACACGGCGCGCATGCTGCAGTGCTGGGTGATCTTCGTGAACCGGGTCGGCAACGAGGACGGGGCCTCGTTCTGGGGCGGTTCACGCGTCGTCGACCCGCGCGGCGCGGTCGTCGCGCAGGCGCCGAAGTGGGAGCCGGGCCTGGTGACGGTCGACATCGACGTGCACGAGGCCCGCCGCAGGCGCCGCTCCGTACCCCTGGTCGCCGAGGCGCGCCTCGGCCTGGTGGACCGCGAGGTGCGCAGGCTGATCGACGAGGGCGGCGACAGCTGA
- a CDS encoding ABC transporter permease, whose translation MIVLASLRARWTSLLGAFVAVALGVGLTAAMGLGLDASLGAPERAPVRFAGSPVVVMGQDTLTVPVRRGPDVERVSKPLAHPHPVDIELLHELRRLGPVRVDGNARDAVGVDAPVRAVRDVVDGRALVLTGDDRRRADPATARDAEALVAVNAFLGTAGGVAAFVSVFVTASTFALVVALRRREFGLLRMAGATPGQVRRQLLGEALVVGVAASASGCVLGVGAAPLLGDAMVDAGIAPDWFTIPGTAPLFAWPCQLAFWTGLFVAYAGAWSASRRAGRSAPTEALRDASVDSDVMPWSRRLVGAALLALSLGLLVRDLATDPSALLKRKTYTTQPMILITATAALAPLLVRPVVRALRLPGAIGLLVRENSTASVRRTAAVAAPVLVTVALAGSLMGSAETVSGAKAAEARQRTVAQLVVTGDELKPAAATAARRAVPDGSAVSASASTAVFVREEGSALVRSDARAVDDPAAWAATSRLPVVAGDVRDLDDRSIVVNEEWEKRRVGERVDVWLGDGRRARLRIVAVLARGSGDNGAYVTSANAGVGADAAPVDRLDVTLKPGADRGAAAAALAAASGGEVRTAEEWLAATHPRTKTQTRLGLLILLGISLVYTGISLASTLLMAASVRRGELRSLRLAGATGVQVRMVVAGEALVAVLAGALLGVTVTVVNLAGLAGGLARLGVPVGVEVPWGVVGVGVGVCAVVGVLAGVVGVARARWVG comes from the coding sequence ATGATCGTTCTCGCTTCGCTGCGCGCCCGTTGGACCAGCCTTCTCGGCGCCTTCGTCGCCGTCGCCCTCGGCGTCGGTCTCACCGCGGCCATGGGGCTCGGGCTCGACGCGAGTCTCGGGGCGCCGGAGCGTGCGCCGGTACGGTTCGCCGGGTCGCCCGTGGTCGTCATGGGACAGGACACGCTGACCGTGCCGGTGCGGCGCGGGCCCGACGTCGAGCGCGTGTCCAAGCCACTCGCTCATCCACACCCTGTGGATATCGAACTTCTGCACGAGCTTCGGCGGCTCGGGCCCGTGCGGGTCGACGGGAACGCGCGGGATGCCGTCGGGGTCGACGCACCCGTGCGGGCCGTACGCGACGTGGTCGACGGGCGGGCCCTCGTCCTCACCGGCGACGACCGCCGCCGCGCCGACCCCGCCACCGCGCGGGACGCCGAGGCACTGGTGGCCGTGAACGCCTTCCTCGGCACGGCGGGCGGGGTCGCCGCCTTCGTCTCGGTCTTCGTCACCGCGTCGACGTTCGCCCTCGTCGTGGCGCTGCGGCGGCGGGAGTTCGGGCTGCTGCGGATGGCGGGGGCGACGCCGGGGCAGGTGCGCAGGCAACTCCTCGGCGAGGCGCTCGTGGTGGGCGTCGCGGCGTCCGCCTCCGGCTGCGTGCTGGGCGTAGGGGCCGCTCCCCTGCTCGGCGACGCCATGGTCGACGCGGGCATCGCACCGGACTGGTTCACGATCCCCGGCACGGCCCCACTGTTCGCCTGGCCCTGCCAACTCGCCTTCTGGACCGGCCTGTTCGTCGCGTACGCCGGGGCGTGGAGCGCCTCACGACGGGCCGGGCGCAGCGCTCCCACCGAGGCGCTGCGCGACGCGTCCGTGGACAGCGACGTCATGCCGTGGAGCCGACGCCTCGTGGGCGCGGCGCTGCTCGCCCTGAGTCTCGGGCTCCTCGTCCGGGACCTGGCGACCGATCCGTCCGCTCTCCTGAAGCGCAAGACCTACACCACCCAGCCGATGATCCTGATCACGGCCACCGCCGCCCTCGCCCCCCTTCTCGTACGCCCCGTCGTACGCGCCCTGCGACTGCCCGGCGCCATCGGCCTCCTCGTCCGCGAGAACTCCACCGCCTCCGTGCGCCGCACGGCCGCCGTGGCCGCCCCCGTTCTCGTCACCGTCGCGCTCGCGGGCAGCCTGATGGGGTCCGCGGAGACGGTGAGCGGGGCCAAGGCGGCGGAGGCGCGGCAGCGCACTGTCGCTCAACTCGTCGTGACCGGCGACGAATTGAAACCCGCAGCCGCTACCGCCGCCCGGCGTGCGGTGCCGGATGGCTCGGCCGTCTCCGCGTCCGCCTCCACCGCCGTCTTCGTACGGGAAGAAGGCAGCGCCCTCGTCCGCTCCGACGCACGCGCGGTCGACGATCCGGCCGCGTGGGCCGCCACATCCCGGCTGCCGGTGGTGGCGGGTGACGTGCGCGATCTGGACGACCGGTCCATCGTCGTCAACGAGGAGTGGGAGAAGCGGCGGGTCGGCGAGCGGGTCGACGTGTGGCTCGGGGACGGGCGGCGTGCGCGGTTGCGGATCGTGGCGGTCCTCGCGCGTGGGAGCGGGGACAACGGGGCGTACGTGACGTCGGCGAACGCGGGGGTCGGTGCGGATGCGGCGCCGGTGGACCGGCTCGACGTCACCCTGAAGCCGGGGGCGGACCGGGGTGCTGCCGCCGCCGCGTTGGCCGCGGCCAGCGGCGGGGAGGTGCGTACCGCCGAGGAGTGGCTGGCCGCGACGCATCCCCGGACGAAGACGCAGACCCGGCTCGGGCTGCTGATACTGCTCGGCATCTCCCTTGTCTATACGGGCATTTCACTGGCCAGCACGCTGCTGATGGCCGCGTCGGTGCGGCGCGGGGAACTGCGTTCGCTGCGTCTGGCGGGGGCTACCGGGGTGCAGGTGCGGATGGTTGTGGCCGGGGAGGCGTTGGTGGCGGTGTTGGCGGGGGCGTTGCTCGGGGTGACGGTGACGGTGGTCAATCTGGCGGGGCTGGCGGGAGGGCTTGCGCGGTTGGGGGTGCCGGTGGGGGTGGAGGTGCCCTGGGGTGTGGTGGGGGTTGGTGTGGGGGTGTGTGCCGTGGTGGGGGTGCTGGCGGGGGTTGTGGGGGTGGCTAGGGCTCGGTGGGTGGGGTGA
- a CDS encoding bifunctional 3'-5' exonuclease/DNA polymerase, protein MSDRWAIAPAEGAAAELVPLGESGLPAGPVVHEADLGEAVLKRPDVTRWVWRSTADIYPRLLAAGARVERCYDIEAAELLLLGHEGRLGEPRSAAAALARIRDTPVPPDPPPRAAEPGSQDSLFLFEPRPGGAPLPLLDLVEVYAEQQRRHDAAAHPGRMRLLTASESAGMLVAAEMNAAGLPWRADLHRGLLNELLGERYAGGGEPRRLAELADEVSAAFGRRVRPDLPADVIKAFAQAGIKVTSTRRWQLEEIDHPAVRPLIEYKKLYRIWTAHGWSWLQDWVRDGRFRPEYTPGGSVSGRWTTNGGGALQIPKVIRRAVVADPGWRLVVADADQMEPRVLAAISRDRGLMEVAGSDEDLYTRLSDRAFSGDRDHAKIALLGAVYGQTSGDGLKNLAALRRRFPLAVAYVDDAAKEGEEGRLVRTWLGRTSPPAAGAGENDEAGIPQEAPAAPGPVQEGEFTPGYASVNSRARGRFTRNFVVQGSAADWALLMLAALRRTIAESGLRAELVFFQHDEVIVHCPAEEAEEVTAAVRAAGDLAGRIAFGETPVRFPFTIAVVECYADAK, encoded by the coding sequence ATGAGTGATCGGTGGGCCATCGCCCCTGCCGAGGGAGCCGCCGCCGAGCTGGTGCCCCTGGGCGAGAGCGGCCTGCCCGCAGGCCCCGTCGTCCACGAGGCCGACCTCGGCGAGGCCGTGCTGAAGCGCCCCGACGTCACCCGGTGGGTCTGGCGCTCGACCGCGGACATCTATCCGCGACTGCTGGCCGCCGGCGCCCGCGTGGAGCGGTGCTACGACATCGAGGCCGCCGAGCTCCTCCTCCTGGGCCACGAAGGCCGCCTCGGCGAACCCCGTTCCGCGGCCGCCGCCCTCGCCCGCATCCGCGACACCCCCGTACCCCCCGATCCCCCGCCCCGCGCCGCCGAACCCGGCTCCCAGGACTCCCTCTTCCTCTTCGAGCCCCGCCCCGGCGGCGCTCCCCTCCCCCTCCTGGACCTCGTCGAGGTCTACGCCGAGCAGCAGCGAAGGCACGACGCCGCCGCCCACCCCGGCCGCATGCGCCTGCTCACCGCGTCCGAGTCCGCGGGCATGCTGGTGGCCGCCGAGATGAACGCCGCGGGCCTGCCCTGGCGCGCGGACCTGCACCGCGGCCTCCTGAACGAACTGCTCGGCGAGCGGTACGCGGGCGGCGGCGAACCCCGTCGCCTCGCCGAGCTGGCCGACGAGGTGTCCGCCGCGTTCGGCCGCCGCGTCCGGCCCGATCTGCCCGCCGACGTCATCAAGGCGTTCGCGCAGGCAGGCATCAAGGTGACGTCGACGCGGCGCTGGCAGCTGGAGGAGATCGACCACCCGGCCGTGCGGCCCCTCATCGAGTACAAGAAGCTGTACCGGATCTGGACGGCGCACGGCTGGAGCTGGCTGCAGGACTGGGTGCGCGACGGGCGCTTCCGCCCGGAGTACACGCCGGGCGGCTCGGTCAGCGGCCGCTGGACGACCAACGGCGGCGGGGCCCTGCAGATCCCCAAGGTGATCCGCAGGGCGGTCGTCGCCGACCCCGGCTGGCGGCTCGTGGTCGCCGACGCCGACCAGATGGAGCCGAGGGTGCTCGCCGCGATCTCCCGCGACCGGGGCCTGATGGAGGTGGCGGGCAGCGACGAGGACCTCTACACGCGCCTGTCCGACCGCGCGTTCTCCGGCGACCGCGACCACGCGAAGATCGCGCTGCTGGGGGCCGTGTACGGCCAGACGTCGGGCGACGGCCTGAAGAACCTGGCGGCGCTGCGCCGCCGCTTCCCGCTGGCCGTCGCGTACGTGGACGACGCGGCGAAGGAGGGCGAGGAGGGCAGGCTCGTCCGGACGTGGCTCGGCAGGACGAGCCCTCCGGCGGCCGGGGCCGGGGAGAACGACGAGGCGGGCATCCCACAGGAGGCCCCCGCCGCGCCGGGCCCCGTCCAGGAAGGGGAGTTCACGCCGGGGTACGCCTCGGTCAACTCCCGCGCGCGGGGCCGGTTCACACGGAACTTCGTGGTGCAGGGCAGCGCCGCGGACTGGGCGCTGCTGATGCTGGCGGCGCTGCGGCGGACCATCGCCGAGTCGGGGCTCCGGGCCGAGCTGGTCTTCTTCCAGCACGACGAGGTCATCGTGCACTGCCCCGCCGAGGAGGCGGAGGAGGTGACGGCGGCGGTGCGGGCGGCCGGGGATCTGGCGGGCCGGATCGCGTTCGGGGAGACGCCGGTGCGGTTCCCGTTCACGATCGCGGTGGTCGAGTGCTACGCGGACGCGAAGTGA